One part of the Bradyrhizobium sp. CB1650 genome encodes these proteins:
- the clpA gene encoding ATP-dependent Clp protease ATP-binding subunit ClpA, which translates to MPTFSQSLEQSLHRALAIANERHHQYATLEHLLLSLIDDSDAAAVMRACSVDLDKLRTSLVNYLETEFENLVTDGADDAKPTAGFQRVIQRAVIHVQSSGREEVTGANVLIAIFAERESHAAYFLQEQDMTRYDAVNYISHGIAKRPGVSEARPVRGVDEETEAKGNEDSKKKGEALETYCVNLNKKARDGKIDPVIGRNSEINRAIQVLCRRQKNNPLFVGEAGVGKTAIAEGLAKRIVDSEVPEVLAAATVFSLDMGTLLAGTRYRGDFEERLKQVLKELEAHPNAILFIDEIHTVIGAGATSGGAMDASNLLKPALASGTIRCMGSTTYKEYRQHFEKDRALVRRFQKIDINEPTVEDAIAILKGLKPYFEDYHRLKYTNEAIEAAVQLSSRYIHDRKLPDKAIDVIDESGAAQMLVSENKRKKTIGIKEIETTIATMARIPPKSVSKDDAEVLKHLEQTLKRVVFGQDKAIEALAASIKLSRAGLREPEKPIGSYLFSGPTGVGKTEVAKQLAASLGVELIRFDMSEYMERHTVSRLIGAPPGYVGFDQGGLLTDGVDQHPHCVVLLDEIEKAHPDLYNVLLQIMDHGRLTDHNGKQVNFRNVILIMTTNAGASDLAKQAFGFTRSKREGDDHEAINRQFAPEFRNRLDAIVSFSHLSVEVIGTVVEKFVLQLEAQLGDRDVTIELSEPAKAWLVQHGYDEQMGARPMARVIQEHIKKPLADEVLFGKLKGGGHVRVVLVKDEADETKDKIGFEFVEGPVTPKQEKLPGTRKRPPGKSKPGGPGGSKGPTSKGPLVKA; encoded by the coding sequence ATGCCGACTTTTTCCCAAAGCCTTGAACAATCCCTGCATCGTGCGCTGGCGATCGCAAACGAGCGTCATCACCAATACGCGACGCTCGAGCACCTTCTGCTGTCGCTGATCGATGACTCGGATGCGGCTGCCGTGATGCGCGCGTGCAGTGTCGATCTCGACAAGCTGCGCACGAGCCTCGTCAACTATCTCGAGACCGAATTCGAAAATTTGGTGACGGATGGCGCCGACGACGCCAAGCCGACCGCCGGTTTCCAGCGCGTGATTCAGCGCGCGGTGATCCATGTGCAATCCTCAGGCCGCGAAGAGGTGACCGGCGCCAACGTCCTGATCGCGATCTTTGCCGAGCGCGAGAGCCATGCCGCGTATTTCCTGCAGGAGCAGGACATGACGCGCTACGACGCGGTCAACTACATCAGCCACGGCATCGCCAAGCGTCCGGGCGTCTCGGAGGCGCGCCCCGTTCGCGGCGTCGACGAGGAGACCGAGGCCAAGGGCAACGAGGACTCCAAGAAGAAGGGCGAGGCGCTCGAGACCTATTGCGTCAACCTCAACAAGAAGGCGCGTGACGGCAAGATCGATCCGGTGATCGGACGCAATTCCGAGATCAACCGCGCGATCCAGGTGCTGTGCCGCCGGCAGAAGAACAATCCGCTGTTCGTGGGCGAGGCCGGCGTCGGCAAGACCGCGATCGCCGAAGGCCTTGCCAAGCGCATCGTCGACAGCGAGGTGCCGGAGGTTCTGGCGGCCGCCACCGTGTTCTCGCTCGACATGGGCACGCTGCTCGCAGGCACGCGCTATCGCGGCGACTTCGAGGAACGCCTGAAGCAGGTGCTGAAGGAGCTCGAGGCGCATCCCAACGCCATCCTGTTCATCGACGAGATTCACACCGTGATCGGTGCGGGTGCGACGTCGGGCGGGGCGATGGACGCGTCGAACCTGCTCAAGCCCGCGCTCGCCTCGGGCACCATCCGCTGCATGGGCTCGACCACTTACAAGGAATACCGCCAGCACTTCGAGAAGGACCGCGCGCTGGTGCGGCGCTTCCAGAAGATCGACATCAACGAGCCGACGGTCGAGGACGCGATCGCGATCCTCAAGGGTCTCAAGCCGTATTTCGAGGATTACCACCGGCTGAAATACACCAACGAGGCGATCGAGGCCGCCGTTCAGCTCTCCTCGCGCTACATCCACGACCGCAAGTTGCCGGACAAGGCGATCGACGTGATCGACGAATCCGGTGCGGCGCAGATGCTGGTCTCCGAGAACAAGCGCAAGAAGACCATCGGCATCAAGGAGATCGAGACCACGATCGCCACGATGGCGCGGATCCCGCCGAAGAGCGTGTCGAAGGACGATGCCGAGGTGCTCAAGCATCTCGAGCAGACCCTGAAGCGCGTCGTGTTCGGTCAGGACAAGGCGATCGAAGCGCTGGCTGCGTCGATCAAGCTGTCGCGGGCGGGCCTGCGCGAGCCGGAAAAGCCGATCGGCTCGTATCTGTTCTCGGGTCCGACCGGCGTCGGCAAGACCGAGGTGGCAAAGCAGCTCGCGGCCTCGCTGGGCGTCGAACTGATCCGCTTCGACATGTCCGAATACATGGAGCGGCACACCGTGTCGCGCCTGATCGGCGCGCCTCCCGGCTATGTCGGCTTCGACCAGGGCGGCCTGCTCACCGACGGCGTCGACCAGCATCCGCATTGCGTGGTGCTGCTCGATGAGATCGAGAAGGCGCATCCCGACCTCTACAACGTGCTGCTCCAGATCATGGATCACGGCCGGCTCACCGACCACAACGGCAAGCAGGTCAACTTCCGCAACGTCATCCTGATCATGACCACGAACGCAGGTGCGTCCGATCTCGCCAAGCAGGCCTTCGGCTTCACCCGCTCCAAGCGCGAAGGCGACGACCACGAGGCGATCAACCGGCAGTTCGCGCCGGAATTCCGCAACCGCCTCGATGCCATCGTCTCGTTCAGCCATCTCAGCGTCGAGGTGATCGGCACGGTGGTGGAGAAGTTCGTGCTGCAGCTCGAGGCCCAGCTCGGCGACCGCGACGTCACCATCGAGCTGTCCGAGCCGGCCAAGGCCTGGCTGGTCCAGCATGGTTACGACGAGCAGATGGGCGCACGTCCCATGGCCCGCGTGATCCAGGAGCACATCAAGAAGCCGCTGGCCGACGAGGTGCTGTTCGGCAAGCTCAAGGGCGGCGGTCACGTCCGCGTCGTCCTGGTCAAGGACGAGGCCGACGAGACCAAGGACAAGATCGGCTTCGAATTCGTCGAGGGCCCGGTCACGCCGAAGCAGGAGAAGCTGCCCGGCACCCGCAAGCGTCCTCCGGGCAAGTCCAAGCCGGGCGGTCCCGGCGGCTCCAAGGGGCCGACCTCCAAGGGCCCGCTGGTCAAAGCCTGA
- a CDS encoding aldo/keto reductase, whose translation MEYRRLGRSGFMVPALSLGTGTFGGVGRLAAWGTTDATEARRLLDICLDAGVSMFDTADVYSLGESERVLGEAIKGRRDKVLVSTKATFRFGDGPNDIGSSRQHLLAAIDGSLSRLGTDYIDLFQLHGFDAFTPPEEVLGTLDVLVRAGKIRYVGVSNFSGWHLMKSLAVADKHGFPRYVANQTYYSLIGRDYEWELMPLGLDQGLGAVVWSPLGWGRLTGKIRRGQPKPEVSRLPKSAEFGPPVPDEHVYRVVEAIDAIAKENGKTVSQIALNWLLQRPTVSTLIIGARNETQLRENLGAVGWSLTKDQIERLDAASKVTLPYPYWHQRTTFIDRNPPPV comes from the coding sequence ATGGAATACCGACGCTTGGGCCGGTCTGGGTTTATGGTGCCCGCTTTGAGCCTCGGAACGGGCACCTTCGGCGGCGTCGGCCGCCTCGCGGCGTGGGGCACGACGGACGCGACCGAAGCGCGACGCTTGCTGGACATCTGCCTCGATGCCGGCGTGTCGATGTTCGACACCGCGGACGTCTATTCGCTTGGCGAATCCGAGCGCGTTCTCGGCGAGGCGATCAAGGGCCGCCGCGACAAGGTCCTGGTCTCGACCAAAGCAACGTTCCGCTTCGGCGATGGCCCCAACGACATCGGTTCGTCGCGGCAACACCTGCTTGCAGCCATCGATGGTTCGCTGAGCCGGCTCGGCACCGATTACATCGATCTGTTTCAGCTACACGGCTTCGACGCATTTACACCACCGGAAGAGGTGCTCGGGACCCTCGATGTGCTCGTGCGCGCCGGCAAGATCCGCTACGTCGGCGTTTCGAACTTTTCAGGCTGGCACCTGATGAAGTCGCTCGCCGTGGCCGACAAGCACGGCTTTCCACGTTACGTCGCCAATCAGACCTACTATTCGTTGATCGGACGCGACTACGAATGGGAGCTGATGCCGCTCGGCCTCGACCAGGGGCTCGGCGCGGTCGTCTGGTCGCCGCTCGGATGGGGGCGCCTCACCGGAAAGATCCGCCGGGGTCAACCGAAGCCGGAGGTCAGTCGCCTGCCGAAGTCCGCCGAGTTTGGGCCGCCGGTGCCGGACGAGCACGTCTACCGCGTTGTCGAGGCGATCGACGCGATCGCCAAGGAGAACGGGAAAACCGTGTCGCAGATTGCGCTGAACTGGTTGCTGCAGCGTCCGACGGTCTCCACCCTGATCATCGGTGCGCGCAACGAGACGCAGTTGCGCGAGAATCTCGGCGCCGTCGGCTGGTCATTGACCAAGGACCAGATTGAAAGGCTCGACGCGGCGAGCAAGGTGACGCTGCCCTATCCGTATTGGCACCAGAGAACCACCTTCATCGACCGCAACCCTCCACCGGTTTAA
- a CDS encoding helix-turn-helix domain-containing protein: MTIQFTTDGSPGHRRLALWQDIVCDVFVGLDCKSDLGSAFHGSVTRGTLGKAVCSEVRSDRQHVFRTPSRIARSDQDFILIALGDRGAGGVVQDGRETVIHPGEFALYDTTRPYELRFEHAFTQTIFMVPRQMLQRRLGGSETLTAMSFGADAPLARLAYDFIYRLCQSADRIDPDNAAVLSEQAVDLLAMALSERLGKTSLPSSTHRSALLYRLKAHIRAHLADPDLALQETAAALGISPRYVNDLLADEDTSFQRHVLAERLAQCRRDLASPLLAHRHVSEIAFAWGFNDLSHFGRVFREHFGMSPREFRQSLLRH; this comes from the coding sequence ATGACCATCCAGTTCACGACAGACGGCAGCCCCGGTCACCGGCGCCTCGCCCTGTGGCAGGACATCGTCTGCGACGTCTTCGTCGGGCTCGACTGCAAATCCGATCTCGGCAGCGCGTTTCACGGCTCGGTCACGCGAGGCACGCTCGGCAAGGCCGTGTGCTCCGAGGTCCGCTCCGACCGCCAGCATGTCTTCCGCACGCCCTCCCGCATCGCCCGCTCGGACCAGGATTTCATCCTGATCGCACTCGGCGACCGCGGTGCCGGCGGCGTGGTGCAGGACGGCCGCGAGACCGTGATCCACCCCGGCGAATTCGCGCTCTATGACACCACACGCCCCTACGAGCTGAGATTCGAGCATGCCTTCACGCAGACGATCTTCATGGTGCCGCGACAGATGCTGCAGCGGCGGCTCGGCGGCAGCGAGACGCTAACGGCAATGTCGTTCGGCGCCGACGCACCGCTCGCGCGGCTGGCCTACGACTTCATCTATAGACTGTGCCAGAGCGCGGACCGGATCGATCCGGACAACGCCGCTGTCCTGTCCGAGCAGGCCGTGGATCTGCTGGCGATGGCGCTGAGTGAGCGGCTCGGCAAGACGTCGCTGCCTTCCTCGACCCATCGCTCCGCCCTGCTCTACCGGTTGAAGGCACACATCCGCGCGCACCTCGCCGATCCCGACCTCGCGCTCCAGGAAACCGCGGCCGCGCTCGGCATTTCGCCGCGCTACGTGAACGATCTCCTCGCCGACGAGGACACCTCGTTCCAGCGCCACGTGCTGGCCGAGCGTCTCGCCCAATGCAGGCGCGACCTTGCCTCGCCTCTGCTCGCCCACCGCCACGTCAGCGAGATCGCCTTCGCCTGGGGCTTCAACGACCTCTCGCATTTCGGCCGTGTCTTCCGCGAGCACTTCGGCATGTCGCCGCGCGAGTTCAGGCAGAGTCTGCTGCGGCACTAG
- a CDS encoding carbon-nitrogen hydrolase family protein, translated as MGIEHPKYKVAVVQAAPAWLDLDASIDKSIALIREAAEKGAKLIAFPEAFIPGYPWYIWLDSPAWAIGRGFVQRYFDNSLAYDSPQAERLREAVRKAKVTAVLGLSERDGGSLYLAQWLIGPDGETIARRRKLRPTHAERTVYGEGDGSDLAVHARPDIGRLGALCCWEHLQPLSKYAMYAQNEQVHVAAWPSFSLYDPFAPALGAEVNNAASRVYAVEGSCFVLAPCATVSQAMIDELCDRPDKHALLHAGGGFAAIYGPDGSQIGDKLAPDQEGLLIAEIDLGAIGVAKNAADPAGHYSRPDVTRLLLNNRPYKRVEQFALPVDTVEPTEVAAAAS; from the coding sequence ATGGGCATCGAACATCCGAAATACAAGGTCGCAGTGGTGCAGGCGGCCCCGGCCTGGCTCGATCTCGACGCGTCTATCGACAAGTCGATCGCGCTGATCAGGGAAGCGGCGGAAAAGGGCGCGAAGCTGATCGCCTTTCCGGAGGCCTTCATCCCCGGCTACCCCTGGTACATCTGGCTGGACTCGCCGGCCTGGGCGATCGGACGCGGCTTCGTGCAGCGCTATTTTGACAATTCGCTCGCCTATGACAGCCCGCAAGCCGAGCGACTGCGCGAGGCGGTGCGCAAGGCCAAGGTGACGGCTGTGCTCGGCCTCTCCGAGCGTGACGGCGGCAGCCTCTATCTCGCGCAATGGCTGATCGGACCAGACGGCGAGACGATCGCAAGGCGCCGCAAGCTGCGGCCGACCCATGCCGAGCGCACGGTCTATGGCGAGGGCGACGGCAGCGACCTCGCCGTCCATGCCCGGCCCGACATCGGGCGCCTAGGGGCGCTCTGCTGCTGGGAGCATCTCCAGCCGCTGTCGAAATATGCGATGTATGCCCAGAACGAGCAGGTGCATGTTGCAGCCTGGCCGAGCTTCTCGCTGTACGACCCCTTCGCGCCGGCACTTGGCGCCGAGGTGAACAATGCCGCCTCGCGCGTCTATGCGGTCGAGGGCTCCTGCTTCGTGCTTGCGCCTTGCGCGACGGTCTCGCAGGCGATGATCGACGAGCTCTGCGATCGGCCGGACAAGCATGCGCTGCTGCATGCCGGCGGCGGCTTTGCCGCGATCTACGGCCCCGACGGCAGCCAGATCGGCGACAAGCTCGCGCCGGATCAGGAGGGGCTCCTGATCGCGGAGATCGACCTCGGCGCTATTGGCGTGGCCAAGAACGCCGCCGATCCTGCCGGGCATTATTCTCGCCCCGACGTGACCCGGCTCCTGCTCAACAACAGGCCGTACAAGCGTGTCGAACAGTTCGCGTTGCCGGTCGACACTGTCGAGCCAACGGAGGTCGCGGCGGCGGCGAGCTGA
- a CDS encoding phenylacetaldoxime dehydratase family protein has product MESAIPPHLETKRSRHKRVPDDYQPPYPSFVARYKPGVDRVVMAYFGVQYRGALPAAATETLAEIDRRLAATVGPSHWDRAHYVDQSGHENNVSVAYWDDIARFDAWFAPTREVWTGSAREGIGTFIEVLRPAVARHETLFSSPGRPEGVAAIADGMSGEVQEHAYWGGMRDRIPLSQTDAMTPGGDPKLVRDGARLRVVAHDNLCLIRSGQDWSDTEASERKLYLDVVEPVLREGMDFLRDDGLAIGCYANRYMRVFRADGGASEKSYGQSWWRSLAALERWAESHPTHVKIFGAAMKYLSTLGPSAKLRLYHEVTVAAADEQFFEYLNCHPRTGMLAAVEPVGA; this is encoded by the coding sequence ATGGAATCCGCAATTCCTCCGCATCTTGAGACGAAGCGCTCGCGCCACAAGCGCGTGCCGGACGATTATCAGCCGCCGTATCCGTCGTTCGTCGCGCGCTACAAGCCGGGCGTCGACCGCGTCGTGATGGCCTATTTCGGCGTGCAGTATCGCGGCGCGCTGCCGGCGGCGGCGACCGAGACGCTGGCTGAAATCGACCGGCGTCTTGCTGCGACCGTTGGTCCCTCGCATTGGGATCGCGCGCATTATGTCGACCAGTCCGGCCACGAGAACAATGTCTCGGTCGCCTATTGGGACGACATCGCCCGCTTCGATGCCTGGTTTGCGCCGACGCGCGAGGTGTGGACCGGCAGCGCGCGGGAAGGCATCGGCACCTTCATTGAAGTCCTGCGGCCAGCGGTGGCGCGGCATGAGACGCTGTTCTCCTCACCCGGCCGGCCGGAGGGCGTCGCCGCCATCGCCGACGGCATGAGCGGCGAGGTGCAGGAGCACGCTTATTGGGGCGGCATGCGCGACCGTATCCCGCTGTCGCAGACCGACGCGATGACACCCGGCGGCGATCCAAAACTCGTCCGAGACGGTGCGCGGCTGCGCGTCGTGGCACATGACAATCTCTGCCTGATCCGTTCCGGACAGGATTGGAGCGACACCGAAGCGTCGGAGCGAAAACTCTATCTCGACGTCGTCGAGCCGGTGTTGCGCGAGGGCATGGATTTCCTGCGCGACGATGGGCTCGCCATCGGCTGCTACGCCAACCGCTACATGCGGGTGTTCCGCGCCGATGGCGGGGCGAGCGAAAAATCGTACGGCCAGAGCTGGTGGAGGAGTCTCGCCGCGCTGGAGCGCTGGGCGGAATCACATCCGACCCATGTCAAAATTTTCGGCGCGGCGATGAAGTATCTGTCGACGCTCGGGCCGTCAGCAAAACTGCGGCTGTATCACGAGGTCACGGTGGCGGCCGCGGATGAACAGTTCTTCGAATATCTGAACTGCCATCCCAGGACCGGCATGCTGGCGGCGGTCGAGCCTGTCGGCGCGTGA
- a CDS encoding HAD family hydrolase gives MHTIYFDLDGTLTDPKPGITRSIQYALERLGAPVPSEDELTWCIGPPLHASLKKLTGTDALADRALLLYRERFSEVGLFENESYSGIKDTLAALVVARRRMFVATSKPAVYANRIVDHFGLRPYFERVFGSELDGTRVDKRDLLRYALDEAKVDPGSAIMIGDRSHDVIGARTNGMTAIGVLYGYGSETELRDAGAHHICAAHPELLGHCLG, from the coding sequence ATGCACACCATCTATTTCGACCTCGACGGCACGCTGACCGACCCCAAGCCAGGGATCACCCGTTCGATCCAGTATGCGCTGGAGCGGCTTGGCGCGCCTGTTCCGAGCGAGGACGAGCTGACCTGGTGCATCGGGCCGCCGTTGCACGCCAGCCTGAAGAAGCTCACCGGAACCGATGCGCTCGCTGACCGCGCGCTGCTGCTCTATCGCGAGCGGTTCAGCGAAGTCGGCCTGTTCGAGAACGAGTCGTATTCCGGCATCAAGGACACTCTGGCGGCGCTTGTAGTGGCACGCCGGCGGATGTTCGTCGCGACCAGCAAGCCCGCGGTCTACGCCAACCGCATCGTCGATCATTTCGGTTTGCGGCCCTATTTCGAGCGCGTGTTCGGCTCCGAGCTCGACGGCACGCGGGTCGACAAGCGCGACCTGCTCCGCTACGCGCTGGACGAGGCGAAGGTCGATCCCGGCAGTGCGATCATGATCGGCGACCGCAGCCACGACGTGATCGGCGCCAGGACCAACGGCATGACCGCGATCGGCGTGCTCTACGGCTATGGCAGCGAGACCGAGCTCAGGGATGCCGGCGCGCATCACATCTGCGCCGCGCATCCCGAGCTGCTTGGCCACTGCTTAGGCTAA
- a CDS encoding TRAP transporter substrate-binding protein produces the protein MFPGLPLPMLFLANRIRTIFALSVVAAIVLSIAPATAQVVWRMTTEYPQNNISGVGLTTFANYVAARTSGFVTVTNAFDNELKINSGEMPRAALDGRIAGGDAFAGALSGIDPVLGLSTLPFLVQSVDVARAANLRARPLYEKALAARGLKLLYVTIWPATGLWSERPLEGADDLPKLNLRAYDANSSEVMRAAGANAQFLPMDAALAGLKEHRLNAFLTSGDGGAGRKLWDFLPYFTAINYAMPVSIAFVRSDAFAELSEPMQREVLAAAAETEQSQLALLAHRTSENYARMRDNGVRITEPAPPSLIAAFRNAAADAITAWEKRAGTGAAAIVEWARQQ, from the coding sequence ATGTTCCCTGGTCTGCCCCTCCCAATGCTTTTCCTCGCCAATCGGATCCGCACCATCTTCGCACTCTCCGTCGTGGCCGCGATCGTCCTCAGCATCGCGCCGGCCACCGCGCAAGTCGTCTGGCGGATGACCACGGAATACCCCCAGAACAACATTTCAGGGGTCGGGCTCACGACCTTCGCCAACTACGTCGCCGCGCGCACCAGCGGTTTCGTGACCGTGACCAACGCCTTCGACAACGAGCTCAAGATCAACTCGGGCGAGATGCCACGCGCAGCGCTCGATGGCCGGATCGCAGGCGGCGACGCCTTTGCAGGTGCGCTCTCTGGCATCGACCCGGTACTCGGACTTTCCACCCTGCCCTTTCTCGTGCAATCGGTCGACGTCGCCCGTGCCGCCAATTTGCGGGCACGCCCGCTCTATGAAAAGGCGCTGGCGGCGCGTGGCCTCAAACTGCTCTATGTGACGATCTGGCCGGCAACAGGGCTCTGGTCGGAGCGTCCGCTCGAAGGTGCCGACGACCTGCCAAAGCTCAATTTGCGGGCTTACGATGCCAATTCCAGCGAGGTCATGCGCGCGGCCGGCGCGAATGCGCAGTTCCTGCCGATGGACGCTGCGCTCGCCGGGCTGAAGGAGCACCGCCTGAACGCCTTTCTCACCTCCGGCGATGGCGGTGCGGGACGCAAGCTCTGGGACTTCCTGCCCTACTTCACGGCCATCAACTACGCGATGCCGGTCTCGATCGCATTCGTCCGCAGCGACGCATTCGCCGAGCTGTCCGAGCCGATGCAGCGCGAGGTGCTTGCCGCGGCGGCCGAGACCGAACAAAGCCAGCTCGCGCTCCTGGCCCATCGCACGTCCGAAAACTACGCGCGCATGCGCGACAATGGCGTCCGCATCACCGAGCCGGCGCCGCCCTCCCTCATTGCGGCGTTCCGGAACGCGGCGGCGGACGCAATCACCGCCTGGGAGAAGCGCGCCGGCACCGGGGCCGCGGCGATCGTCGAATGGGCGCGCCAGCAATGA
- a CDS encoding lytic transglycosylase domain-containing protein: MPRLSAARRPLRIIAALLVSATQAVAWDASPAKTDVAVPSVEELARPPDKPASARESDTRESICLIIEAAARDANLPLEFFARVIWQESRFQTDAVGPVTRSGERAQGIAQFMPGTASERGLLDPFNPVQALPKSAEFLNELRNQFGNLGLAAAAYNAGPRRVQEWLAGTGGMPEQTRHYVYAITGATVDAWAKAGSTGKGPPNAPTTSCRDLMALLKRAPNPFVAELEQHVELAAARVWGVQLAAGFDRNKALAMYSRAVTRLSAVIGNRDPSLLSSVMRSRGTRAFYQVRIGADTRSEADDLCNRIRKAGGACFVLKNRGVNG; the protein is encoded by the coding sequence ATGCCACGTCTCTCCGCCGCGCGCAGGCCGCTGCGCATCATTGCCGCACTGCTCGTGTCGGCGACGCAGGCGGTGGCATGGGATGCATCGCCCGCAAAGACCGATGTCGCCGTCCCGAGCGTCGAGGAGCTGGCGAGGCCGCCGGATAAGCCGGCCAGCGCCCGCGAGAGCGATACGCGGGAGTCGATTTGCCTGATCATCGAGGCCGCCGCGCGCGATGCCAATTTGCCGCTGGAATTCTTCGCCCGCGTGATCTGGCAGGAGAGCCGCTTCCAGACAGATGCTGTTGGGCCGGTGACGCGCAGCGGCGAGCGCGCACAGGGGATCGCGCAGTTCATGCCGGGCACGGCGAGCGAGCGCGGCCTGCTTGATCCCTTCAATCCTGTGCAGGCGCTGCCGAAGTCGGCGGAATTTCTCAACGAGCTGCGCAATCAGTTCGGCAATCTCGGGCTCGCCGCGGCCGCCTACAATGCCGGCCCGCGGCGGGTGCAGGAGTGGCTTGCCGGCACCGGCGGCATGCCGGAGCAGACTCGCCACTACGTCTACGCCATCACCGGCGCTACAGTTGACGCTTGGGCCAAGGCCGGCAGCACAGGCAAGGGACCGCCGAACGCGCCGACAACGAGCTGCCGCGATCTGATGGCGCTGCTCAAGCGCGCGCCGAACCCGTTCGTCGCCGAGCTCGAGCAGCATGTGGAGCTTGCCGCCGCCAGGGTATGGGGCGTGCAGCTCGCCGCCGGCTTCGACCGCAACAAGGCGCTGGCGATGTATTCCCGCGCGGTGACGCGCCTCAGCGCGGTGATCGGAAATCGCGATCCGAGTCTGCTGAGTTCGGTGATGCGCAGCCGCGGCACGCGTGCCTTCTACCAGGTGCGCATCGGGGCCGATACGCGCAGCGAGGCGGACGATCTCTGCAACCGCATCCGGAAAGCGGGCGGCGCCTGTTTCGTGCTCAAGAACCGGGGCGTGAACGGGTAG
- a CDS encoding AzlC family ABC transporter permease: MALPPLDSSQWHSPWRAFAWGLRSIMQTILTIVLFVTYLGIGALAHDTHFSLLWALASTLFVWAGPAQIILITTLGSGATIIQSAIAVTVSAIRLFPMVVSVLPLMRTPTTKRRELIFAAHLTAVTLWVECHRFLPQVPRERRIAFVHGLGFGLVSVCLTANTVGYFLAANLTQTLGAAILLLTPLSFLFSTARNSREIADVVALVLGIVLYPLAAKMNSGLDILVSGITAGTIAYGVHWWREVRA; the protein is encoded by the coding sequence GTGGCGCTTCCTCCGCTCGATTCTTCTCAATGGCACAGCCCCTGGCGCGCCTTTGCGTGGGGGCTGCGCTCGATCATGCAGACGATCCTCACCATCGTCCTGTTCGTGACCTATCTCGGTATCGGCGCGCTCGCCCATGACACCCATTTCAGCCTCCTCTGGGCGCTGGCCTCGACGCTGTTCGTCTGGGCAGGGCCGGCGCAGATCATCCTGATCACCACGCTCGGCTCGGGCGCCACCATCATCCAATCGGCGATTGCGGTCACCGTCAGCGCGATCCGGTTGTTTCCGATGGTGGTCTCGGTGCTGCCGCTGATGCGCACGCCAACGACAAAGCGGCGCGAGCTGATCTTCGCCGCGCATCTCACCGCCGTGACGCTCTGGGTCGAATGCCACCGCTTCCTGCCGCAGGTGCCGCGCGAGCGGCGGATCGCCTTCGTCCACGGGCTCGGCTTCGGCCTGGTTTCGGTGTGCCTCACCGCCAACACGGTAGGTTATTTCCTGGCCGCCAACCTGACGCAAACGCTGGGCGCGGCGATCCTCTTGCTGACGCCGTTATCCTTCCTGTTCTCGACCGCGCGCAACAGCCGCGAGATCGCCGACGTCGTCGCCCTCGTGCTGGGCATCGTGCTCTATCCCTTGGCCGCGAAGATGAACTCTGGTCTCGACATCCTCGTCAGCGGCATCACCGCCGGCACGATTGCCTATGGTGTGCATTGGTGGCGCGAGGTGCGTGCATGA
- a CDS encoding AzlD domain-containing protein, which translates to MSLSQLIGDWHALAVLLVAGVIPNQVWRMLGLWFGGGIDEGSELLVWVRAVATAILAGVIAQIVVEPPGALASVPDALRYGAVGAGLVVFLLTRRSIFAGVVTGEVFMLAGTWWLG; encoded by the coding sequence ATGAGCCTCTCCCAGCTCATCGGGGACTGGCACGCGCTCGCCGTGCTGCTCGTCGCCGGCGTTATTCCCAACCAGGTATGGCGCATGCTGGGCCTGTGGTTCGGCGGCGGCATCGACGAGGGCTCCGAGCTGCTGGTCTGGGTGAGGGCGGTCGCGACCGCGATTCTCGCAGGTGTCATCGCCCAGATAGTTGTCGAACCTCCGGGCGCGCTGGCGAGCGTGCCGGACGCCCTTCGCTACGGCGCTGTGGGCGCGGGCCTCGTCGTGTTCCTGCTGACCCGCCGCTCGATCTTTGCCGGCGTCGTCACCGGCGAAGTCTTCATGCTGGCCGGAACATGGTGGCTGGGCTAA